One segment of Coffea arabica cultivar ET-39 chromosome 7c, Coffea Arabica ET-39 HiFi, whole genome shotgun sequence DNA contains the following:
- the LOC113698878 gene encoding putative late blight resistance protein homolog R1A-3, with protein sequence MEIPSSSNANGFDFASYDYLQSHHVSSSTSTSCFDLALDFLAEHWVFKDVEKRVRLMKTCFLYVKKCRRRRNHEALLEHDREDRCNIMSENLRRSIICFRIQDVAIRMIPELQPIYFEYIFTDYLLDSDIFERTATRSKEKMKMLLETDLKKSCAAIFIDYYSPGDPRLVMDLIMCLIENLNRVLCAGELRDTLRNRLKLLRNLIGFVTMQGLECSQLTDLLTYTVVAAGSLISICLSDYDDEQAVNRMESEIYQLIHEKINLHDLQVRETFVHVLTASKKQPRSSYDLALQKNEDHVVGQFIGSLRDYLMDLLGSYASFQVPVKDQILRLHEEIRCLAILLKQEEKLGDEIKDLIRVVVSDVGILTFSLSVNEIKEGLPEKTDLGLFHLHKVLKYMVAEVAHNFPLKSPYSSFNYPRPNELGCMDSFLENLKELARCDEADDSIGFQQDRSQMIQKDLVFLRSFLENIKEQRYQNGKLQAFWSHVMEAAYKAELLIDLALVGDKCEDSLDAVSRDINLLKIEAPEIHNAQTQRVNKTSLHIPSQLAAAMHDEDLVGLDDEVEIITHRLTRGSKQLDIVPIVGMPGLGKTTLAHKVYNAPSVRSHFHVHGWCRVSQTCSKHSLLVQLLCSSSSESSNEYLKMNENDLALKLRQVLLRSRYLLFLDDLWDVEAWNLLEKSLPNDANGSRILFTSRYQNLSLHFKPNSEPHHLRHLTDEESWTLLQRKLFGMEDCPPALSEVGSQISKLCQGLPLAVVLIAGILATTAQDSWEEVAKSLSSIVLEDEYCMKALELSYSHLPDYLKPCLLYLAAFQEDEVINVRRLLRLWISERFVQQTEGKSLKEAAYDYLTTLINRSLVMAVRQRNVGGAKYCLLHDLVHEFCVKKAKEESFLYAIHSWNPLCLTGPSNPHRVCVSKARELKIWELTLIFPNLRSLILFGQDDFKHEEEDLGILLPKLLRVLDIGNLDFGDSFLMEVVLLVHLRYLALKRITYIPSAIANLSRLETLIVKYPRFGIELPSTIWNIKTLSHVRALNYRKVYKRGFIFPLENLEVSPDLDRLDTLDLTIDPSPQSLQKILRKLPSVRRLKCMERWNSSREATRNCNEILEFDGLSQLESLHLFRFHGCGFKFPLNLKKLVLSHNRQPWSEISTIGKLPNLEVLKLLEDCFVGEEWVMKEGEFPKLRVLKLSELEFRNWTAFSDNFSHLKKLVLSWCEELEMVPSCLGECETLEMIVVKRCRESVVDSVKQIQQEQMDMGNEVLKIEINSMIHPFPQKNNLQKQSQLPQKQRRFLQKE encoded by the coding sequence TTGATTTTGCTTCTTATGATTATCTGCAGTCGCATCACGTCTCCTCCAGCACTAGCACTAGTTGCTTTGATCTTGCTTTAGATTTTCTAGCGGAGCACTGGGTCTTCAAGGACGTGGAGAAGAGGGTAAGATTAATGAAAACCTGTTTTCTGTATGTCAAAAAGTGTAGGAGGAGGAGGAACCACGAAGCGCTTTTGGAGCATGATCGCGAGGACAGGTGTAATATTATGTCTGAAAATTTGAGACGTAGTATTATTTGCTTCAGAATTCAAGATGTGGCTATCAGGATGATTCCAGAACTTCAGCctatttattttgaatatatttttaCTGATTATCTCTTAGATTCTGACATCTTTGAAAGGACGGCTACCAGATCCaaggaaaagatgaaaatgCTTCTTGAGACAGATCTCAAGAAATCATGCGCCGCCATCTTCATCGACTATTACTCACCAGGAGATCCACGACTAGTTATGGATCTTATTATGTGCCTTATAGAGAATCTGAATCGCGTTTTATGTGCTGGGGAGCTAAGGGATACACTTAGAAATAGGCTAAAACTCTTAAGGAATCTCATTGGCTTTGTGACAATGCAAGGTCTTGAATGTTCGCAACTGACAGATCTCTTGACTTACACTGTAGTTGCAGCTGGAAGCCTGATTTCTATATGTCTGTCTGACTATGATGATGAACAAGCGGTCAATCGAATGGAATCTGAAATTTATCAGCTGATACACGAGAAGATCAATCTTCATGATCTCCAAGTTCGAGAAACTTTTGTCCATGTCCTGACAGCTTCAAAGAAACAACCGAGATCATCATATGATTTAGCCCTTCAGAAGAATGAGGATCATGTGGTAGGCCAGTTTATTGGTTCTCTTCGTGATTATCTTATGGATCTACTAGGATCTTATGCCAGTTTTCAGGTTCCAGTCAAGGATCAAATACTAAGACTCCATGAGGAAATAAGATGCCTGGCTATCCTTCTTAAACAGGAGGAGAAACTAGGTGATGAAATAAAGGATCTTATTAGAGTTGTGGTATCTGATGTAGGAATTTTGACCTTCTCCCTTTCTGTCAATGAAATCAAAGAAGGCTTGCCCGAGAAAACAGATCTTGGGTTGTTTCATTTGCACAAAGTTCTCAAATATATGGTGGCAGAGGTTGCACACAATTTTCCACTAAAATCACCATATTCATCATTTAATTATCCAAGACCCAATGAGTTGGGCTGTATGGATTCTTTCCTAGAAAATCTCAAGGAACTAGCAAGGTGTGATGAGGCTGATGATTCAATTGGTTTTCAACAGGATAGAAGCCAAATGATCCAAAAGGATCTCGTATTCTTAAGATCTTTCCTGGAAAATATCAAGGAGCAGCGCTATCAGAATGGAAAACTTCAAGCTTTCTGGAGTCATGTTATGGAGGCTGCATACAAGGCAGAGTTACTGATTGACTTGGCACTTGTTGGTGATAAATGTGAAGATTCTTTGGATGCTGTTTCTAGAGATATCAATCTTTTGAAGATTGAGGCCCCTGAGATCCATAATGCTCAAACCCAAAGAGTTAACAAGACTTCCCTTCACATACCGTCACAACTTGCTGCCGCCATGCACGACGAAGATCTGGTAGGTCTTGACGACGAGGTGGAAATTATTACTCATCGGCTTACGAGAGGATCCAAGCAATTGGATATTGTTCCCATTGTGGGTATGCCAGGCCTTGGTAAGACCACATTAGCCCACAAAGTTTATAATGCTCCTTCAGTTAGGTCACATTTCCATGTTCATGGTTGGTGTCGTGTTTCTCAAACGTGTAGCAAACACAGTTTGTTAGTTCAACTTTTGTGTAGTAGTTCTTCTGAGAGTTCTAATGAATATCTTAAGATGAATGAAAATGATTTGGCCTTGAAGCTAAGGCAGGTTTTGCTGAGAAGTAGGTATCTCCTTTTTTTGGATGACTTGTGGGACGTTGAGGCATGGAATTTGTTGGAAAAATCACTACCGAATGATGCCAATGGAAGCAGGATTCTCTTCACCAGTAGATACCAGAATTTATCTTTGCATTTCAAACCTAATAGCGAGCCTCACCATCTCCGCCATCTTACTGACGAAGAGAGTTGGACATTGCTGCAGAGAAAGCTATTTGGCATGGAAGATTGTCCTCCCGCGCTAAGTGAAGTTGGATCTCAAATATCAAAACTTTGTCAGGGCTTACCCCTCGCAGTTGTCCTTATTGCTGGAATTCTTGCTACTACTGCACAAGATAGTTGGGAAGAAGTTGCAAAAAGTCTAAGTTCTATCGTCCTTGAGGATGAATACTGCATGAAGGCACTTGAGCTGAGTTATAGTCATTTACCAGATTATTTGAAGCCATGCCTTCTGTACTTAGCTGCATTTCAAGAAGATGAGGTTATTAATGTGCGAAGGTTGTTACGGCTTTGGATCTCTGAAAGATTCGTGCAACAAACTGAAGGAAAGAGCTTAAAGGAAGCAGCTTATGACTACTTGACGACTCTAATTAATAGAAGTTTAGTTATGGCTGTCAGACAAAGAAATGTGGGTGGTGCCAAATACTGTCTACTTCACGATTTGGTACACGAGTTTTGTGTGAAAAAAGCCAAAGAAGAAAGTTTTCTATATGCTATTCATAGTTGGAACCCTCTTTGTCTTACTGGACCAAGCAACCCCCACCGAGTTTGTGTTTCCAAAGCCAGGGAATTGAAGATTTGGGAGTTAACGCTTATTTTTCCCAATTTACGctctttgatcttgtttggacaAGATGATTTTAAACATGAAGAGGAGGATTTGGGTATTTTGTTACCTAAACTTCTCAGAGTGTTGGATATTGGGAATTTGGACTTTGGTGATTCTTTTCTGATGGAAGTAGTGTTGCTTGTTCACTTGAGATACCTGGCGCTCAAACGAATAACATACATCCCATCTGCGATAGCCAATCTCTCAAGGTTAGAAACTCTCATCGTAAAATATCCGAGGTTTGGTATTGAGCTGCCAAGTACTATTTGGAACATTAAGACATTGAGTCATGTACGTGCTTTAAATTATCGTAAAGTATACAAACGTGGTTTTATTTTTCcacttgaaaatcttgaagtaTCCCCAGATTTAGATCGTTTAGACACTTTGGACCTTACAattgatccctcccctcaaagCTTGCAAAAGATACTGAGAAAGTTACCAAGCGTTCGCAGGTTAAAATGTATGGAACGCTGGAACAGCTCAAGAGAAGCTACCAGAAATTGCAACGAGATTCTTGAATTTGACGGTTTGAGTCAACTGGAATCACTTCATTTGTTTCGTTTTCATGGATGTGGATTTAAATTCCCgttgaatttgaaaaagttggttCTCTCACATAATCGTCAGCCATGGAGTgaaatttcaacaattggaaagTTGCCCAATCTTGAAGTGCTTAAATTACTTGAGGACTGCTTTGTTGGGGAAGAATGGGTAATGAAAGAAGGGGAGTTCCCTAAACTCCGAGTCTTAAAATTGTCAGAATTGGAATTTCGCAACTGGACTGCATTTTCTGATAATTTTTCCCACCTTAAGAAATTGGTCTTGAGCTGGTGTGAGGAGCTGGAAATGGTCCCTTCCTGTTTAGGGGAGTGTGAGACTCTTGAAATGATTGTGGTGAAAAGGTGTCGTGAGTCTGTTGTAGATTCTGTAAAGCAAATTCAACAAGAACAGATGGATATGGGCAATGAGGTTCTAAAGATCGAAATTAATAGTATGATACATCCATTTCCTCAGAAGAATAATCTACAGAAGCAGAGTCAACTCCCTCAGAAGCAGAGGAGATTTCTTCAGAAAGAGTGA